Proteins from a genomic interval of Geodermatophilus obscurus DSM 43160:
- a CDS encoding YbdD/YjiX family protein produces MIDGNATAVRSAVTRALRGVHWYLKELTGEARWDDYLRHCAEHGHEPMSRREFERRRADERERNPVSRCC; encoded by the coding sequence GTGATCGACGGGAACGCGACCGCCGTCCGGTCAGCTGTCACCCGGGCGCTCAGAGGGGTGCACTGGTACCTCAAGGAGCTCACCGGGGAGGCGCGGTGGGACGACTACCTGCGGCACTGCGCCGAGCACGGGCACGAGCCGATGAGCCGGCGGGAGTTCGAGCGGCGCCGCGCTGACGAGCGGGAGCGCAACCCGGTCAGCCGCTGCTGCTGA